The following coding sequences are from one Leptospira mayottensis 200901116 window:
- a CDS encoding DUF2804 domain-containing protein, with the protein MNLETEIRQETNLCDKFGNLNLNSVGWSKKPLHRCNLSRHYLRKKKWNYWCVYDENFLVSFTISDLDYAGVVFVYWLNRKTGDFEEDTILTPFGSGVSLGQLVVSNATYIGNNARLQFFREEEGYRLSVNISLKNKIPIQAEILVPVPENWETLNVVVPWSKRKFQFTEKLFGVGAQGSVRYGAMEYKFELESSFACMDYGRGIWPYSTKWNWASMMTHNAGNRIGINLGAGWTDETGTTENAILINGRIYKIPSDAVFEVDRENWMKPWRLYTKDSQAIDLQFIPGFHRKAVTNAGVFASSVHQMIGKFEGIIRLGKNEYKIINGQGWAEDHIARW; encoded by the coding sequence ATGAACTTAGAGACTGAAATTAGACAGGAAACGAATCTTTGCGATAAATTCGGAAACCTCAATTTAAACTCGGTAGGTTGGTCTAAAAAACCCCTACACAGATGTAATTTAAGCAGACATTATTTGAGAAAAAAAAAGTGGAATTACTGGTGCGTCTACGACGAGAACTTTTTGGTATCTTTTACGATTTCGGATCTGGATTATGCAGGGGTCGTTTTTGTTTATTGGTTGAATCGAAAAACGGGAGATTTCGAGGAAGATACGATTCTTACTCCTTTCGGATCGGGGGTCAGTCTTGGTCAACTCGTGGTAAGCAATGCGACGTATATAGGAAATAACGCGCGTTTACAATTTTTTAGAGAAGAAGAAGGTTATCGTCTTTCGGTGAATATCTCGCTCAAAAATAAAATTCCAATTCAGGCTGAGATTTTGGTTCCAGTTCCGGAGAACTGGGAAACTCTAAATGTAGTCGTTCCTTGGTCCAAAAGAAAATTTCAATTTACGGAAAAATTGTTCGGAGTCGGGGCGCAGGGAAGTGTTCGTTACGGAGCGATGGAATATAAATTCGAACTCGAATCTTCCTTTGCCTGCATGGATTACGGGAGAGGCATCTGGCCTTATTCCACAAAATGGAATTGGGCTTCTATGATGACACATAACGCAGGAAATAGAATCGGAATAAATTTGGGAGCTGGCTGGACGGACGAAACCGGTACAACCGAAAACGCTATTTTAATCAATGGGAGAATTTATAAAATTCCTTCCGATGCTGTTTTTGAAGTGGATCGTGAGAATTGGATGAAACCTTGGCGTCTTTATACGAAAGATTCTCAAGCGATCGATTTGCAGTTTATTCCGGGGTTTCATAGAAAGGCCGTGACAAATGCGGGAGTTTTCGCGTCTTCTGTTCATCAGATGATAGGAAAGTTTGAGGGAATTATACGGCTTGGAAAAAACGAATATAAAATTATAAACGGTCAAGGTTGGGCGGAAGATCACATTGCAAGATGGTAA
- a CDS encoding IS5 family transposase (programmed frameshift) yields the protein MSRLGDLTNEQWDLLCDLLVEPEARDDGKGRPRVNSRSILDGILWILRTGAPWIDLPDRYPAYQTCHRRFQEWRKNGTLDKILEALLHDLEIRGKMDLSTCFIDGTFVPGKKGAYVFGKTKRGKGTKVMVIVDKNGIPISAGIESASPHESKLAEGAIIRKKVKGKIKDLVGDRAYDSDPLDEYLKKKYKVNLIAPHKSNRKKKKTQDGRKLRKYRERWKIERTFSWLQNFRRFATRYERNDQNFYGILILACIMIVIRSF from the exons ATGAGCCGATTAGGTGACTTAACGAACGAACAATGGGATTTGCTTTGCGATTTACTTGTAGAACCCGAAGCAAGAGATGACGGTAAAGGTCGTCCGCGTGTAAATTCAAGATCAATTTTGGACGGTATATTATGGATTCTTCGCACTGGTGCTCCGTGGATAGACCTACCTGATAGATATCCCGCATATCAAACATGCCATCGAAGATTTCAAGAATGGCGCAAAAATGGAACCCTGGATAAAATTTTAGAAGCGCTTCTTCATGACTTAGAAATAAGAGGCAAGATGGATTTAAGTACGTGTTTCATTGACGGGACTTTTGTTCCTGGAAAAAAAGGGGCCTACGTAT TTGGCAAAACTAAACGGGGAAAGGGTACAAAAGTCATGGTTATCGTCGACAAAAATGGTATTCCTATCTCCGCCGGGATTGAAAGTGCTTCGCCGCATGAAAGTAAGCTCGCGGAAGGTGCAATCATCCGCAAAAAAGTCAAAGGCAAAATCAAAGATTTAGTCGGAGATCGTGCTTACGATTCTGATCCTTTAGATGAATATCTTAAAAAGAAATATAAAGTAAATTTGATCGCTCCACACAAATCAAATCGAAAAAAGAAAAAGACACAGGATGGACGTAAGTTGCGGAAATATCGTGAAAGATGGAAAATTGAACGAACTTTTTCTTGGCTACAGAACTTCAGAAGATTTGCAACTCGATACGAACGAAACGATCAAAACTTTTATGGAATTCTGATACTCGCATGTATCATGATCGTTATTAGGAGTTTTTGA
- a CDS encoding DNA-3-methyladenine glycosylase I codes for MEQFLKRCDWVTKDPLYIYYHDKEWGIPVHDDRMLFEFLILEGAQAGLSWITILKKRENYRNAFDNFDPVKVAAYKEEKIRSLLREEGIVRNELKIRSTVINAQEFLNIQKEYGSFDKFIWGFVNHETIYNSWKTIKEVPNSTPISDEMSKELKKRGFKFVGSTICYAFMQATGMVMDHTIDCFRFVKKK; via the coding sequence TTGGAGCAATTTTTAAAACGTTGTGATTGGGTTACAAAAGATCCGCTCTATATCTATTACCACGACAAAGAATGGGGGATTCCCGTTCATGACGATCGAATGTTATTTGAATTTTTAATTTTAGAAGGTGCACAAGCCGGTCTTTCATGGATCACGATCTTGAAAAAAAGGGAAAATTATCGGAATGCTTTCGACAATTTCGATCCAGTAAAAGTTGCCGCGTATAAGGAAGAAAAAATTCGTTCTCTTCTTAGAGAAGAGGGGATTGTGCGCAACGAGTTAAAAATTAGATCAACTGTTATTAATGCACAAGAATTTTTAAATATTCAAAAAGAATATGGTTCTTTTGATAAATTCATCTGGGGTTTTGTGAATCACGAAACGATTTATAATTCATGGAAGACGATCAAAGAAGTTCCAAATAGTACCCCTATCTCGGACGAGATGAGCAAAGAACTCAAAAAGCGCGGTTTCAAATTTGTAGGTTCTACGATTTGCTATGCGTTTATGCAAGCGACGGGTATGGTTATGGATCATACTATCGATTGTTTTCGTTTCGTTAAGAAAAAATAG
- a CDS encoding IS5 family transposase (programmed frameshift), with product MDKYYSEIPDALWEKIAPLIPKEKPNLQGGRNRVPSRIVMAGIIYRMKTGCQWRAIPNEFGSGQTCHRRFQEWERAGVFKKIYKSILKYYDVKNQIAWDWASMDSAMVKAPKGGVLTGKNPTDRAKLGVKRHILTDGNGIPLAITLTGANVHDKHGVKDTLNSILIFSGKRRKKPKHLCLDKGYDFQDIEVLIKRRNIQSHIRKKGEKPLIGKYNGKSRRWVVERTNSWHNRFRAILIRWERKSENYLASLYLASSIIAFNFFDR from the exons ATGGACAAATATTATTCAGAAATCCCCGATGCGCTTTGGGAAAAAATAGCACCATTGATTCCTAAAGAAAAGCCCAATCTTCAAGGAGGTCGCAATCGTGTTCCTTCAAGAATAGTAATGGCAGGTATCATCTATCGAATGAAAACAGGCTGTCAGTGGCGTGCAATTCCCAATGAGTTTGGATCTGGTCAAACTTGTCACAGAAGATTTCAAGAATGGGAACGGGCAGGGGTATTCAAAAAGATCTATAAATCTATTTTAAAATATTATGATGTAAAGAATCAGATAGCATGGGACTGGGCTTCGATGGATTCGGCAATGGTTAAGGCTCCCAAAGGGGGAGTTT TAACCGGGAAAAATCCTACAGACCGTGCCAAATTAGGGGTTAAACGGCATATCCTTACGGATGGAAATGGAATTCCTTTGGCAATTACGTTGACTGGAGCTAACGTTCATGACAAACACGGTGTAAAAGATACGTTGAATTCAATCCTAATATTTTCCGGAAAAAGAAGAAAAAAGCCAAAACATCTTTGTTTAGATAAAGGTTATGACTTCCAAGATATAGAAGTTTTAATCAAAAGAAGAAACATTCAATCTCATATTCGGAAAAAAGGTGAAAAGCCTCTCATCGGTAAATACAATGGAAAATCTAGACGATGGGTCGTTGAAAGAACTAACAGTTGGCACAATCGATTCAGAGCTATCCTAATTCGTTGGGAAAGAAAATCTGAAAATTATCTTGCATCTCTTTATCTCGCAAGTTCTATCATTGCTTTTAACTTTTTTGATAGGTAG
- a CDS encoding IS481 family transposase codes for MTTNANATTKATRRKLNLLELANELENVSKACKIMGYSRQQFYEIRRNFQTYGAEGLLDRMPGANGPHPNRVSEEIEKEVLEYSLQRPTHGCLKVAQQLSLKGIKVSSGGVRGVWARNKLVTKHQRLLRLEEHHKDQIIPLTEDQIKLLERFDPEYRERHIHADSTGELVSMDTFMVGSLKGVGRVYLQTVIDCHSRFAWGRLFNTKIPVTAVQTLNNDVLPFFEEHNVKVMTVLTDNGREYCGREDQHPFELFLQLEEIEHRTTKVRRPQSNGYVERLHRTLLDEHFRIAGRTKFYEAIEEMQIDLEIFFEEYNYKRVHQGRNMNGRTPFQVFFEGIKVEEDEEPSSED; via the coding sequence ATGACCACCAACGCCAATGCGACGACAAAAGCTACGAGAAGAAAGCTAAATTTATTAGAACTTGCTAACGAATTAGAAAATGTAAGTAAGGCCTGCAAAATCATGGGATATTCCCGTCAGCAGTTCTACGAGATCCGAAGAAACTTTCAAACTTACGGAGCAGAAGGACTTTTGGATCGAATGCCTGGAGCAAACGGACCTCATCCGAACAGAGTCAGCGAAGAAATCGAGAAAGAAGTTTTAGAATATTCTCTACAACGTCCTACCCACGGTTGTTTAAAAGTCGCACAACAACTCAGCCTCAAGGGAATCAAAGTAAGCTCAGGAGGAGTCAGAGGAGTTTGGGCGAGGAATAAACTTGTAACCAAACATCAAAGGCTTCTCAGACTTGAAGAACATCACAAAGATCAAATCATCCCTCTCACCGAGGATCAGATTAAACTCCTTGAAAGATTCGATCCAGAATACAGAGAAAGGCACATACATGCCGATTCTACCGGAGAATTGGTCTCTATGGACACGTTCATGGTCGGTTCCTTAAAGGGAGTTGGAAGAGTCTATTTGCAAACCGTAATCGATTGTCACAGTCGATTCGCTTGGGGAAGGCTTTTTAATACGAAGATTCCTGTTACCGCTGTGCAAACTCTCAACAACGACGTCCTTCCATTCTTCGAAGAACATAACGTTAAAGTTATGACCGTTCTTACCGATAATGGTCGTGAGTATTGTGGAAGAGAAGATCAACATCCGTTCGAACTCTTTCTTCAATTAGAAGAGATCGAACATCGGACTACTAAAGTGCGAAGACCCCAGAGCAATGGATACGTTGAACGACTTCATCGAACTTTGCTCGACGAGCATTTCAGAATTGCTGGTAGAACCAAATTCTACGAGGCGATTGAAGAAATGCAAATCGATCTGGAAATCTTCTTTGAGGAATACAATTACAAGAGAGTCCATCAAGGAAGAAACATGAACGGAAGAACTCCATTTCAAGTATTTTTCGAAGGAATTAAAGTCGAAGAGGACGAGGAGCCTAGTTCAGAAGATTAG